A genomic window from Aquitalea aquatilis includes:
- the trxA gene encoding thioredoxin, protein MATINITGSSFNETVDKGGIVILDFWAEWCGPCKMFGPTFEAAALKHPDIVFGKINTEEEQELAAHFQIRSIPTLMALKDGIIVFNQSGAMMPAQFEELIKALRELDMEKVKADIAAQDE, encoded by the coding sequence ATGGCCACCATCAATATCACCGGCAGCAGTTTCAATGAAACCGTCGACAAGGGCGGTATCGTCATTCTCGACTTCTGGGCCGAATGGTGCGGGCCATGCAAAATGTTTGGCCCCACTTTCGAAGCGGCGGCGCTCAAGCACCCGGATATCGTGTTCGGCAAAATCAATACCGAAGAAGAGCAGGAGTTGGCCGCCCACTTCCAGATCCGCTCCATCCCCACGCTGATGGCACTCAAGGATGGCATCATCGTCTTCAATCAGTCTGGCGCCATGATGCCGGCCCAGTTTGAAGAGCTGATCAAGGCGCTGCGCGAGCTGGACATGGAAAAGGTAAAAGCCGATATCGCGGCGCAAGATGAGTAA
- a CDS encoding 5-carboxymethyl-2-hydroxymuconate Delta-isomerase, producing MPQIIMQYSKGLQLDVPATLLAINQTLLASGQFQAVDIKSRAISLDDWLTGTEPGAHPFVHLQLHILTGRDLATRQQLSASLLPVLQQQVSGPPGTQLCVEICQMEKESYSKLVL from the coding sequence ATGCCGCAGATCATCATGCAGTACAGCAAAGGATTGCAGCTGGATGTTCCCGCCACCTTGCTGGCCATCAACCAGACGCTGCTGGCCAGTGGGCAGTTTCAGGCTGTCGATATCAAAAGCCGGGCCATCTCGCTGGATGACTGGCTGACCGGCACTGAGCCAGGTGCTCACCCATTTGTTCACCTGCAACTGCACATTCTGACCGGGCGTGATCTGGCTACCCGTCAGCAACTGTCCGCCAGCCTGCTGCCAGTATTGCAGCAACAAGTTTCCGGGCCGCCAGGCACCCAGCTGTGTGTGGAAATCTGCCAGATGGAAAAAGAAAGTTATAGCAAGCTGGTGCTGTAA
- a CDS encoding class I SAM-dependent methyltransferase: protein MVDVSAFANRLQKNYKHYAKWASRQGLDAWRVYDKDVPQFPLAVDLYGERVHLQEYDTGWAMEDEVYQQWIAAIIAAIAEVTGRAPQAITLKSRRRQKGVSQYEKVGKLGDDFIVEEFGQRFIVNLDAYLDTGLFLDHRNTRKRVREEAAGKRFLNLFAYTGSFTVYAGAGGAVSSETVDMSNTYQDWSRRNFELNGLDLARHQLVRADVFQYLEQAVDEGKQFDLIVMDPPTFSNSKKMQDILDVQRDHVWLIDYAMALLAPGGTLYFSNNLRSFVLDERLAEDYHIRDISAQSVPEDFRNRKIHQCYQLKKKAA, encoded by the coding sequence ATGGTCGATGTCTCCGCCTTTGCCAACCGGCTGCAGAAAAATTACAAGCACTACGCCAAGTGGGCCTCACGCCAAGGGCTGGATGCCTGGCGTGTCTACGACAAGGACGTGCCGCAGTTTCCGCTGGCGGTCGACCTGTACGGCGAGCGCGTGCACCTGCAGGAGTACGATACCGGCTGGGCAATGGAAGACGAAGTCTATCAGCAGTGGATTGCCGCCATTATCGCCGCCATTGCCGAGGTCACCGGTCGCGCACCGCAGGCCATCACCCTGAAAAGCCGTCGCCGCCAGAAGGGCGTCAGCCAGTATGAAAAAGTGGGCAAGCTGGGTGATGACTTCATCGTGGAGGAGTTTGGCCAGCGCTTCATTGTCAATCTGGATGCCTATCTGGATACCGGCCTGTTTCTGGATCACCGCAACACGCGCAAGCGCGTGCGCGAAGAAGCCGCCGGCAAGCGCTTTCTCAATCTGTTTGCCTATACCGGCAGCTTTACCGTTTACGCCGGCGCGGGCGGCGCGGTCAGTTCCGAAACCGTTGACATGTCCAACACCTATCAGGACTGGTCGCGCCGCAACTTCGAACTGAACGGGCTGGATCTGGCGCGCCACCAGCTGGTACGCGCCGATGTGTTCCAGTATCTGGAACAAGCGGTGGACGAAGGCAAACAGTTCGACCTCATCGTGATGGACCCGCCCACCTTCTCCAACTCCAAAAAAATGCAGGACATTCTCGATGTCCAGCGCGATCACGTCTGGCTCATCGACTATGCCATGGCCCTGCTGGCACCGGGCGGCACGCTGTACTTCTCCAATAATCTGCGCAGCTTCGTGCTGGACGAGCGGCTGGCCGAGGACTATCACATCCGCGACATCAGCGCCCAGTCGGTGCCGGAAGACTTCCGCAACCGCAAGATTCACCAGTGTTATCAGCTGAAAAAGAAAGCAGCCTGA
- the coaD gene encoding pantetheine-phosphate adenylyltransferase — MAHTSKGKRELKRAVYAGSFDPVTNGHLWMIREAVELFDELIVAVGVNPEKHCTFSVDERVEMLRAVTRGFNKLRVDVFENQFLVNYAQSIGANYIIRGIRTASDYEYERTMRYINSDLHPDITTIFLLPPREYAEVSSTMVKGLVGPRGWQNMIRQYLPEPVYRKLIAMYQPE; from the coding sequence ATGGCACACACATCCAAAGGGAAGCGAGAATTGAAAAGAGCCGTGTACGCCGGAAGTTTTGACCCGGTCACCAACGGTCACTTGTGGATGATTCGCGAAGCGGTAGAGCTGTTCGACGAACTCATCGTGGCGGTCGGCGTGAATCCGGAAAAACACTGTACCTTCAGTGTGGATGAGCGCGTCGAGATGCTGCGTGCCGTCACCCGAGGCTTCAACAAGCTGCGGGTAGACGTGTTCGAAAACCAGTTCCTGGTGAATTACGCCCAGAGCATCGGTGCCAACTACATCATTCGCGGCATTCGTACCGCCAGCGACTACGAATACGAACGCACCATGCGTTACATCAACTCGGACCTGCACCCGGACATCACCACCATCTTCCTGCTGCCGCCGCGGGAATATGCCGAAGTGTCCTCCACCATGGTCAAGGGCCTGGTCGGCCCGCGTGGCTGGCAGAACATGATTCGCCAGTATCTGCCCGAGCCGGTCTATCGCAAGCTGATCGCCATGTATCAGCCTGAATAG